The genome window GAAGTTCGATATCTTCTTTGTCGAATTCCGCTATTTTGGCCGCGTTGAGGGTTGCGTTCCGCTCTTTCGGTCCAAAGTAGGCTGGAACGGTGACGACCATCTCCTCGACGTCCTCGCCCGTCGCCTCCTCGGCGTCAGCGACGAGTTTCTTGAGAATCTCCGCCGATATCGCCTCGGGACCCCACTCCTCGCCGTCGATATCGACGGCCCAGTCCTGGTCACCCATGTGTCGCTTGACGCGCGGGACGGTTCGGTCCGGTACCTCCATCTGGTTGCGTTTAGCGGTCGTGCCGACGATGACGCCCCCGTCGTCGGGGAACTGAACGACCGACGGCGTCTTGCGCTCGCCGCGCTCGTTCTCCAGAATCTCGGGATCGCCGTTCTCGTCGAGTCTGGCGACGACGCTGTTCGTCGTGCCGAGGTCTACTCCGATTTGCATGAGACAAGCCGATATATCTGCCAACCCACAATAATCTTTAGGTGGGCAGATCCGAATCTGATACCGGCGGAAATCCCGTTACGGCGTCACCCGGATCGTCTCGCTGTCGTAGCGGTCGAACTGGTCGGTGTCGGGACGTGCGTACACCTCGATGAACTGGGGGCTGTCGACGTCGAACTCGAAGGTGACCTCGCCGTTCCCGTCCGTCTCCTTGCGCTGGTCGCGTTCGTCTTTCGCGTAGACGGTCGTGTCGGCCAGTTCGTTGCCGAGTTCGTCGACGACGCGGAACGTGACCGAGTCGCCCGCGGAGACCGATCGCGGGGCGTTGACGCTCTCTAAGAACAGCTCCTTCGTCCGCTGTTTGACGTCCACGTGCTCCGTGTGGCTCTCGTAGCTGGCGCGTTCGTCGGACGTCTTCGACGCCGTGAGCCGTTTTCGCCCTTGGCCGGTGAACGTCACCGTCGCCCGACCGTCGTCGTCCGTCTCGGCCGACGTCCCGTCCTCGGCCTCGACGGTCGCGCCCTCGACCGGACCGCCGCCGACTGAAATCACCTTCGCGACGACGTCGTCGCCCGCCTCGATGTCGCGGCCGTCCTCGGTGGAGTCGTACTCCGAGATCCGGAGCTGCTCCGTGGTCCGCTCGACGTCGACGGAACACGAGCCCTGTCCGTACACCGTCTGCTCGGTGTCAGATTTCGAGGCGACGACGGTCGTCTTCCCGAAGGAGTCGAACGTCAGGCGCGCGACGCCGTCGCCGTCCGTCTCGGCGACATCGCCGTCGAATGACCGGACGGTTGCGTGCTGGACGCCGTCCCCGTCCGCGGTGACCTCGAAACGGACTGAGTCGCCGACGACCGGCGAGTCGAGCGGTCGGATCTCCAGATCGCTCGTCCGCTTCGTCACCTCGACCTCGGTGCGGGCGTCCGTGAAGGTGAGCCCTCCGGTGTCTCCCTTCGAGGCCGTCACAGTTCGCGTCCCGGGCGTGACGTCGCCGAACGAGAGCGTTACCTCGCCGTCGTTGTCGGTCGTCCCGCCGGCCGAACCGACCGAGACGGTCACTCCGCGAACCGGCGACCCATCCTCGTCGATCACCTTGAACGTCCCGCGCGCGTCGACGGAGAGCCGCGTCGGCGACTGGTCGAAGCGCAGGTCGACCTGCCGCTGTTTGACCGAGACGGTCGCCTCGGCGTCCGCGAACTCCTTCGACGACGTCGGCGGCTTGGACGCCTCGACGGTGAGCCCGCCGACGCGGTCGGCCGTCAGCGTCGCCTCGCCGTTCCCGTCGGTCGACGTCGAGGACCCGGCGTCGGTCGTGACCGTCACGTCCCCCTGCGGGTTGCCGTTGGAGTCGACGACCCGGACCGCGAACTCCTCGTCGACCTCGACTGCGTCGGGACAGGCGGCGAAGGAGAGCGACCCGCTCTGGCGTTCAACCTCCACCTCGACCTCGCCGTTTTTGTACTCGTGGTCGGGATCGGGATGTTGGTTCTTGCTCGCGACGATTGTGACAGTATCCGGGGAGTTGAATTGAAGCACTTCGGTGCCGTCGTCGTCGGTCTTCCCGATCCGCTTATCGCCCTCCTCTGGTCGCTGTAACCCCACGCCGGCAACGCCGTCGTCAGTGTGATCGGTGACCCGGACGGTCACCTCCTCTCTGATCGAGACCGTGTCCGGAGTCGCGGAGACGAGGAGCGGCACGACCGTCGTGTCGCCGACCTCGACGGGACTGGGACGCTGCTGGATCTCCTCGAACGCCTCGTTGATCGTCTCCCGAGCGTCGTGGTCGCCGTCGTACTTGTCCAGAAGGCTGCGGGCGCGGTTCTCCACCTCGTCTTCGGTCGCGCTGCGCGAGAGCCCCAGCACGTCGTACGGGTCGTTGGCGTTCAGGTCCTCCCCGGCCATCGATACGACTGTTCGGCGAGAGGTGGAATACCTTTTCGGTCCGATCAACTGACTGAGGCGATCGCCGGGACGCCGCGTCGGAGTGACCGTCAGCTCTCTTCGACGCGGACCTTGACTTCGTCGTCTCTGTACTCGTGGTCGGAATCGGAACGCCGTGTCTTGCTCGCGAGGATTGTGTGGGTACCCGCCTCGTTGAATCGGACGGTATCGGTACCGTCGTCGCCGGTCTTCCCGACCCGCCGACGGTCTCCCGATCGCTGTAGGCCCACGCCGGGAACGCCGTCGCCCGCGTGATCGGTAACCCGGACAGTCACCTCTTCACCGACCGAAATCGTATCCGGCGTCACGGAGATATGGAGCGGAACGACCGTGGTGTCGCCAACCTCGACGGGGCTGGGGCGTTTCTGGATCTCCTCGAACGCCTCGTTGATGGCCGCCCGAGCGGCGTATTCGTCCGGATACTCGTCCAACAGGCCGCGGACGAACCTTCGCACCTCGTCCTCAGTCGCTTCGCTTGAACTCTCCACGTCGTGTGAGTCGTCCGCGTCTTGGTCCTCCCCGGATGCCGAACGCGCTCTGACGGTGATTTCTACCTCGCCGTCTTTGTACTCGTGATCGGGATCGGGGTGCTGTATCTTGCTCGCAACCAGTGTGAAGAGCCCCCTGTCGTTGAATCGGACGGTTTCGGTGCCGTCGTCACCGGTCTTCCCCATCCGGTAGCCGTCTTCGGCTCGCCGGAGTATCACGCCTGGAACTCCCTCGTCTGTATGATCAGTAACCCGGACCGTCACCTCCTCGCCGACCGAAATCGTGTCAGGGGTCGCGGAAACGACGAGCGGGACGACCGTCGTGTCGCCCACTTTAAGCGGACTGGGCCGCTGCTGTATGTCCTCGTACGCCTCGTTGATCGCCGTTCGGGCCGCGTGGTCGTCCGAGTAATCGCCCAGGAGGCTGCGGGCGCGCTGATCCACCTCATCATCGGTCGCGTCTTTCGACAGCCCGAGTACGTCGTACGGATCGTCGGCGTCGAGATCCGGATCCATACGGGTTGGTTGATATTCCTCCGCAGTTAACAATTCCCCAGCTTCACCTCGGGGAAACAACTATTGAAATCGACGACAGACGAATTCGATATGAGTCACCGACTGTCCTACACCCTTTCCCGCGAGGAGCTCCCTAGAGACGGCGGAGAGACGGCTTGTCAGCTCCAGATCCACCCGGACGACACAGGTCGCGGCGAACTGCCGCTCCACGTCGTCTTCTGCGTCGATTCGAGCTACTCCATGCGCGGGGGCGACATCGAGGCCGCAAAGCAGGGCGTCGAGTCGGCGGTCGAACACCTCTCGTCGGACGACCAGTTCGGCGTCGTCGAGTTCGACGACGACGCTTCCATCGTCGCGGATCCCGTGGCGGGGAATCGGTACGGCCGCGTGAGTTCGTCCGTCGACGGTATTGAGGCCGACGGCAACACCAACATCATGGACGGCCTCGAGAAGTCGCGGCAGCTTCTCGATAAGATGCGCGGCGGCGGCGGGTTCCTCTCCGGCGGCTCGACCGACGCGGTCGAGTGGATCCTGCTCATCAGCGACGGCCAGCCGAACCGGACCAACGAGTCGGCGTTCAAGCGCGCGCTCGACGGGCTCACAATGTCGACGGCCGAGAAACACGGTGCCGCGGCGGCGGACCTGAGCGACGAGGGCATCACGATTCACACCGCTGGCGTCGGGAGCGGCTACGATCCGGATGTCAACGAGGCGATCAGCGACGCCGCCGGCGGGACGATGGAACACAAGAGCTCGGGACGGGGTATCGGCGACTTCTTCGAGGGCCAGATCCGCGACGCCCGGAGCGTCGTCGCGACGAACCCGACGCTCACGCTCCGCCCGGACAACGGCGCGTCCGTCGACAACGTGATGCAGGAGCTCCCGACGAAAATTAAAGACCCGAACGTCGAGCGGCGGGGCGGGGAGCTCGTCGTCGACGTCCCCGACCTGAGCGTCGACGACCCGCCGCAGTTCAGCTTCGACATCGACGTCCCCTCGGAGGCGAACCCGGTCGCCCACGCCGAACTCGACGTCGACGGCGACACCGCAACCGCCTCCATCGAGGTCGGATTCGCCTCCGCCGCGCTCGTCAAGGACGAGGTCAACGAGGACGTCTTGGAGAACCGGGACGCAATCACCCGCTACGAGGACCGCAAGGACTCCATGTCGGCCGAACAGCGCGCCCAAGAGAAGTCGTCCGGGATCACGCGAGAGTAGTCCGGCGTCCGTCCGAGAACGATTCGTAGGGAGTTCTCACAGTGCCGCGAGTTCCGTTCTGACGCCGCTGAGCGACGCGAAATACCCCACAGCCAGCACGACGAACGGGACCACGAGGACGGGGTTGCCCGACGCGTAGACGGAAACGCCGACGAAAATGACGCCGAAGACGAACAGCACGGTCGCGATCAGCGCCGCGAGGTGAAAGAGCACGCGCCGGGCGGACGCGTTGACTCGTCCCGCGAACACGCCGCCGCCGCCCGCGACGACGGCGGCGACGGTGAACGGGAGCACCGATCCGAGAGCGAACCTCGTGGCGACGACGCCGACGACGCTCGCGACGCTCCACGCGAGCAGGAACGCGACGACGAGGCGCCCCTGTGCCGTCTCGCTGTAGACGGCTAACGCGGCGAGCAGTCCGACGAAAGCGAAGAAGAGCAGCACTTGGAGCTGGATGTACGACCCGGAGAGCGGCACCGTCGGCAGTTCCTGGAACAGCAGGACCAGGAGTCCTCCGGCGAACACGCCCGTCGCCGCCGCGACCGCGAGGTTGCTGAGTTCGCTTACGTGCATTTACCCGAACGTCGGTACAGCGGCAGAAAAACGTTCACCACAGCTGATCGATCCACCGGCGCACCCGTCCGAGTCGGTCCGTCACCCGCGATCTGACCCGCCCACCGAGCGTCCGAAGCCGATCGATCTTGACGCCGAACCACCGTTGAACCCGTCCCCGGTACGGCACGGCGCCGAGATACAGCGCCGCAGCCAGAACGACGTGGAGGAGCCCCGTGGGGACGAACAGCGTCGTCGGCGCCGGATCGATCCGGTCGCCGAACAGGTCGCCGTCGGTGTCCGGGTCGCGGGGATCGGTCCCCAGTCGGCGCTCGCGGGCCGTGGTTATGCCGTCGTCGTCGGGGTCGTGAAAGACCAGCACTTCCTGCGTGACCGCCTCGGTCGTGCCGCTCGCGTCCGTCACCTTGAGCGTCACGTCGCGGCGGCCGTCCGTCGCGTACGAGACCGTCACCGTACGTCCGGTCCGATCGAACGTCCCGTCGCCGTCGATGTCCCACTCGTAGGACTCGATGGCGCACTGGGCCTCGCCGGTTCCCGCGGTCAGCGTCAGCGGCTCGCTTCGGTTCGGCTCCGCGGGCTCCTGCGTGAACGACGGTTCGAGCTCCGACTCGTCGGCGCTCGGCGGCTCGACGCTTATCGGTTCGCTCGTCCCGACGCTGACCGTCTCCGTGCCCAGGAACGTCGACCGCTTCGCGGTCGCGCGGAGTTCCACCGTAGTCCGCTCGCCGCCGAAGTCCGACGCGGACAGCGCGATCTCCTCCTCGAACGCCCATCCCGAGAGGTCCTCGTACGTCCGGATCGTCGTGTACTCGCCGCCGTCGGTTCGGTACGAGAGATCGACCCACGCGTCGCCGTCCGCCGGCGAGTCCCCGCCGATCCGGACGTTCGTCGCGAGCCGAATCGACTGGTGATACCCGTCGCAGTCGCGGTCGACCCCCTCGGCGACCGTCACCGTCTGTCCCCTGGCC of Halorubrum trapanicum contains these proteins:
- a CDS encoding VWA domain-containing protein; its protein translation is MSHRLSYTLSREELPRDGGETACQLQIHPDDTGRGELPLHVVFCVDSSYSMRGGDIEAAKQGVESAVEHLSSDDQFGVVEFDDDASIVADPVAGNRYGRVSSSVDGIEADGNTNIMDGLEKSRQLLDKMRGGGGFLSGGSTDAVEWILLISDGQPNRTNESAFKRALDGLTMSTAEKHGAAAADLSDEGITIHTAGVGSGYDPDVNEAISDAAGGTMEHKSSGRGIGDFFEGQIRDARSVVATNPTLTLRPDNGASVDNVMQELPTKIKDPNVERRGGELVVDVPDLSVDDPPQFSFDIDVPSEANPVAHAELDVDGDTATASIEVGFASAALVKDEVNEDVLENRDAITRYEDRKDSMSAEQRAQEKSSGITRE
- a CDS encoding PKD domain-containing protein, giving the protein MLLVGLAVLVVLAGCGGSPPARGQTVTVAEGVDRDCDGYHQSIRLATNVRIGGDSPADGDAWVDLSYRTDGGEYTTIRTYEDLSGWAFEEEIALSASDFGGERTTVELRATAKRSTFLGTETVSVGTSEPISVEPPSADESELEPSFTQEPAEPNRSEPLTLTAGTGEAQCAIESYEWDIDGDGTFDRTGRTVTVSYATDGRRDVTLKVTDASGTTEAVTQEVLVFHDPDDDGITTARERRLGTDPRDPDTDGDLFGDRIDPAPTTLFVPTGLLHVVLAAALYLGAVPYRGRVQRWFGVKIDRLRTLGGRVRSRVTDRLGRVRRWIDQLW
- a CDS encoding J domain-containing protein, with amino-acid sequence MDPDLDADDPYDVLGLSKDATDDEVDQRARSLLGDYSDDHAARTAINEAYEDIQQRPSPLKVGDTTVVPLVVSATPDTISVGEEVTVRVTDHTDEGVPGVILRRAEDGYRMGKTGDDGTETVRFNDRGLFTLVASKIQHPDPDHEYKDGEVEITVRARSASGEDQDADDSHDVESSSEATEDEVRRFVRGLLDEYPDEYAARAAINEAFEEIQKRPSPVEVGDTTVVPLHISVTPDTISVGEEVTVRVTDHAGDGVPGVGLQRSGDRRRVGKTGDDGTDTVRFNEAGTHTILASKTRRSDSDHEYRDDEVKVRVEES